The genomic window AGCTCCATTGCCCAGGAGAAGACCTTGAGTCTCAAGCTTTCACAGCCCCTTGAACTTTACGGAGGATTGACTGGAGGCTACTTCTTTACAACGAACGAAGGAGGCAAAGACTCCCAGGACGCCTTCAAGCTTACAAACGCCCTTATAGGGCTTAAAAGTTCCGAGGGTATTGTAGGTTTTGACCTTGCCGTTGGAAGTTTCCTGGCACCCTCCGTATGGGACGGGGGAGTGAACAACAGCATGGTCTCCTACACGCAGGGTGAACCTACATACGATGAAGCTGGAATACTCTGGGGTTACGCAACACTTTCGCCTATTGATAAGCTCTCCCTTAAACTGGGATACATACCCACGAACATAGGGGCTGAGGTTATAAACACCTACGCTAACAAAAGCATAACCCTCGGTGCGGTGTGGTTCGCTCAACCCGTCATTTATCCAGGTGTGAGGGTTAGTTATGAGGTTTTTAAAGATATCAAGCTCTACGCCGAGTATAACCACGATTCTGTAAGCCCGAGGAGGGAAGCCTTCGCCTTTGGCTCCCTCGGTTCTATATCAGGTATAAGCTACGCTCTAAGCTACTATGACTATACAGGTTTCAAAAACCTCATAGACCTTGTTCTGGGATACTCCATAGGGGATATAGAGCTTGGGCTGAATGCGGACTACCAGTGGCTTGACAGCTCTGCTAAGACTCCGGGGCAAGATGACAGCGCTTACGGACTTGCCGTTTATATAACGCCAAAGCTTGGGATTCTATCTATTCCTGTAAGACTGGAGTACTTTAACGAGGGAACGAGTGGTATATACTGGGGTGGTGCGGACAAGGGCTACACCGTGACCGTAACCCCAACCTTCAAGCCTTCCGAAAACACTTTTATCAGAGGGGAAGTAGCCTACATCTCAACGGACAACAAGGTCTTTAAAAACGGAACTGAAGATAACAAAACTACCCTTGCTGTAGAGCTTGGCTTTACTTTTTGAGTTCTGCACCCATGTACCTGTTGCCCCCTCGGCGGGGGCTTTTTTAACATTAAACCATGAAGGCAATAAAGGGGTTGCTTCTTGACATAGATGGGGTCCTTTACGTAGGAGAAAGACCTATCCCGGGCGCAATAGAGTCGCTCAGGAAGCTCAGAGAAAGATTTAAAGTGAGGTTCATAACTAACACCACGAGAAAGCCCACTTCAGAAGTAGTTAAAAAGCTCAAGAAAATGGGTTTTGATGTGTACAAGGATGAGGTGTTTACAGCCCTGGCAGCAACAGCAAGCTTTCTGAGAGAAAGAAATGCAAAAGCCTTCTTCCTTCTGACAGACGAGGCTATGGAAGAGGTAAAAGATCTTATGGGAGAACCTCCCGAGTACGTGGTGGTGGGGGACGCCCACTATAACTTCAACTACGACAACCTGAACAGAGCCTTCAGGTATTTAACCGACGGTGCAAAGCTCATAACCGCCGCCAAGAACAGGTATTTCAAGGACAGGGACGGAAAGCTGTCTCTCGACGCAGGACCCTTCGTCAAGGCCTTGGAATTCGCCTCCGGAAAGAGAGCTAAGGTTATAGGAAAGCCGAGCAGAGAGTTTTTCCTGAGTGCGGTGAGGAGTATGGATCTGACGCCTCAGGAGTGTGCGGTCGTCGGAGACGACA from Hydrogenivirga caldilitoris includes these protein-coding regions:
- a CDS encoding outer membrane beta-barrel protein, whose amino-acid sequence is MKKKLLLTAILAFTGSSIAQEKTLSLKLSQPLELYGGLTGGYFFTTNEGGKDSQDAFKLTNALIGLKSSEGIVGFDLAVGSFLAPSVWDGGVNNSMVSYTQGEPTYDEAGILWGYATLSPIDKLSLKLGYIPTNIGAEVINTYANKSITLGAVWFAQPVIYPGVRVSYEVFKDIKLYAEYNHDSVSPRREAFAFGSLGSISGISYALSYYDYTGFKNLIDLVLGYSIGDIELGLNADYQWLDSSAKTPGQDDSAYGLAVYITPKLGILSIPVRLEYFNEGTSGIYWGGADKGYTVTVTPTFKPSENTFIRGEVAYISTDNKVFKNGTEDNKTTLAVELGFTF
- a CDS encoding TIGR01458 family HAD-type hydrolase produces the protein MKAIKGLLLDIDGVLYVGERPIPGAIESLRKLRERFKVRFITNTTRKPTSEVVKKLKKMGFDVYKDEVFTALAATASFLRERNAKAFFLLTDEAMEEVKDLMGEPPEYVVVGDAHYNFNYDNLNRAFRYLTDGAKLITAAKNRYFKDRDGKLSLDAGPFVKALEFASGKRAKVIGKPSREFFLSAVRSMDLTPQECAVVGDDIEADVLGGMKVGLHGVLVRTGKFRDTDLKKGKPDLLIESIAELSRIFR